TCTGTGCGGCTTCCCTCGCTACCTATTCAACAGGGTGAGCTGCACTTGCTACTTTGCCCGGGGGTGCCGGAAGGCAAGACTGGTCTGCTGCAGGCTCGCGGGCACGAGCTTCTGTTGGATGCAACGGCGTCGCCTACTGCGGACTTTTTTCAGGCATGCGTGTCCTCGGCGTTCACTGAGGCGCAACTGCAGCCGTCCGGTGatgcggtgccgcggctgttTCGTCAGCGATTCACAGATCTCTCGTCAACTGAGCAGGGCATCGTTACCGCTGCATTGTGTGATCCTGCGACGTTATCGGTAGTGTTGGAGAAGAATGCCGCTATGCTAGCGCGGCTCACGTTGTGGTGCCGCAACCGTTGGCCGCCGTCATTAGACGCCTCGACTATGCTGGCGAGTACAACGAGCCAGTCGGATGACGTAGTCAAGGAGAATGAAGGCCCCAAAGCGGCGCACTCGATCGGTGATcaggtggagcagcacaTCCTTTTTCAGCGTCCGTTCAGTGCTGCAGTGGGGCGGTATGTACGTGAGCTGGTGACTTTGAGGGGGCTGAGCAAGGATGTGCTCGAGGCGTGGATGCGGCACGTATGCActggtgctgatgctgcgactggtgctgccgtcgacgGCAGTATTCCGTCTCCGCATCGTGCCATGTTCTCAGCTTTGGTGAAGTTTGCGGTGCTGCATAATCGGTGGCGGCTCAATCcagaggtggaggcgctgcagaaagAGTATGCCATGTAGCCGGAAAGTGAAGTTTGGGCGCGTTGGTCGACAAAAACGAatcgcggaggcggcgtcgcagcttctcctctcgTCCGACGCAGCGCTACCGCACACGAGCATCCAGCATGCCGACAACGTCCCTTTCTTCCAATGTTTTTGTGtgaaaaagggaggaggggcttCTCGTGGCAAACCGTTTCGGAATATCTGCCCTCCGATCCGTCTTCAAGCGCCTCTCAAGAGCACCCATAAAACCCACGTTCACCATCGACCTggtgcgcttctctctcgccgtaATGAggcgccttcttttttttttgtgtgtgtgtgtgcccggCCGGCGGGCTTGTGCTCGAGTGGAATGACACGCCGGACTTGTCTGTCGAGGTTcatacgcacgcatacatatatatatatatatcatgGGACGcaacgcacatgcgcagacTCTCGCAAAAGACGATTCAAAGCAGCTCTCTTTATACATACATATGTAGAgttttttgttgttgatgggtgccggtgcgctcCTACgtgagaggaagagggcggaCGCATACGCATGTGTATAGGTTGTTTCCTGCTTTCGAGGGTGGTGAATTTGTGCGCGTAAGCTTGGCTGCTTAATCCTTCTACATGCTTCTTACTGATGGCTCCCCTCAGGTCggtttctctctttgtgtgcgcgtgtggatgcgtacgctgcgctgcaggacATCGCCGCACCTCGGCGGTGagtgtgttggtgtgtgtgtgtgcgtgctgtcgCTAGATTGTTgagatatatatatatatgtgtgatgtgcttgtgtgtgcgctcggttcccttctctcccgtTCCTACAgcgtctttttttcttccaGCTTCATGTGCCGCCGGCGTCTTCTTACTTCGATGAGCGTCTGGACCATTCGGCCACTCATCGACGTTCGCTCCTCGTGCCACACCACACATGCCACCGCTTACTTGTGTGTGCTTTGTTTTTCCATCTTTGGTCTCGCTGTGTGGCATAACTTTTTCGATCTTTTGTTTCGtttgctgtggtggtggtcccGTATGCTGCTCCACGATGAGCGCGCACGTCAGCAGCGAAAggaaacgaagaaaaagaaaaccgAAAACACAGTAACGACTACTTTCCGACCTTGCCAATTGCCTGTCCTCTGATGCGCTTGCATCTTTCCAGGCGCGGGTAGGCTttgtgcacacacacacacagacagacacacagacacatccGCCAGGCAGATCTACCAGCTTCAGAAGTTCCCCCACCAACATCCTACTTATGTCACGTTTAACGTCCACAAGACACGTGCAACTCGCGTGTCGCAGGCTAGGACACTTTCAGAAATTACTGCGATACGTAAAATACACCATGATGCGAATTATGGAGCATGACCAAAAGGGACACAGGAGTCTGCTGTTGCTTCTTGCAGCCAGCAGGCAGAGTTGGTGGCTTGGTTAGCAAACCATCACAAAGAAACAAACACCCTGCGTACTTTGCTGACTAGAGGGCGATGACACCGGAATAGCGGCTCCCTTTCTTGTCCCTCGCTCAACTGCCTTGCGCCGACAGGGCCATGGAGCGCACAGGGTGCCTTGAGTCGGCCCTTTTGTGCTCCACCTTCAcctactctctctctctctgcttcaACTTCGTCTTCTCGTGCGGGTGTATATATCGACCCTCCCTGTTTCcgtccctctcctccacctcatCTTCTCACCTGTAACCGATAGTGTTTTTTGTCAGATAAGATTCAAACATGCGCAACTACAACAACTTCAACCGCGTGTGGAaggcgccgcgtcgtccgTTCGAGAAGGAGCGCCTCGACCGCGAGATGAAGCTGTGCGGCCAGTACGGTCTGCGCTGCAAGCGTGAGATCTGGCGTGTGAACATGACGCTGTCCAAGATGCGCCGCACGGCccgtctgctgctgacgctgccggaGAACCACCCCCGCCGTCTGCTGGAGGGTTCCGCCAtcatgcgccgctgccacgagTATGGCTTCCTCGACGAGGAGAAGGACAAGCTGGATTACGTGCTGTCGCTGACGGTGCCGGACATTctcgagcgccgcctgcagaCCATCGTCTTCAAGGCCGGTCTCGCCAAGTCCGTGCACCACGCCCGCGTCCTgattcagcagcgccacatcgccgtcgccaagCAGATTGTGACGATCCCGTCCTTCATCGTGCGCGTGAGCAGTGAGCGCCACATCGCCTTCGCTGATGCTTCGCCGTTCGGCAACGGCCGACCTGGCCGCGtcaagcgcgtgcgcgcgaagGCCGCCAAgcgccacgccggcggcggcgatgacgacgagtAAGATGGAAGAAGCACGCCCTTGTGCCGCACCGGCGTGGGGACGCATTGTGCAGGCTGAAGGCGTTTGCCTCTCATACGATCGGCGCTTCGAGTACCTTTGGGCTCCCTGCGTCGCACGTGTAGAGAGCGGcccgacccccccccctcgcgTCCGTCTTGTACGCGGCACTGACTGGGCACGTATACGACGTTGTGAAAACGCCCCGATCGTTtcgttttgcttttttttttgctttcctCTATGATCATCATTTCACCGCCCAAATCCCTACACAAAGCATGCGCATCCACGCATCCACCATGGCAGGAGTTGTCGCTGGGGGTTTTCTCAGCGAGGACGTCATCTCCGTATTTGCCCGTACCGTCTCGCGTTTCTTTCGTCCGAGTTCTCGGACGGCGCGAATCTGCCTCCACGTGCCACTGACTATCCGCCGCTAAGTTTGCTTGTGTGGTTGACTTTCAACAGCGAGCGGCGACAGTTGGTGTGGCAGGCGCGGCGGAAAAGCAGACGCGGATATCAACACTATGGATGCTGAGTCGTTGCCAGCTCCATGGGCGGCAGCATTACGTTTCGCAGCTTGCCATCCAGAAGAGCGTCCCTCCCCCAACCAGGTATCGCGCTGTAAATGTGTGTATGCTCCGCGCGACCTCAGAGGACTGTAGCGCGAGCGGCCCTATCACCCACCGCACATGGGCTGctctgcgcctctgcgtTCTATGTGCGTTTCCACTCTCCGCTTCACTGCATCACCGACACgcccctcacccccttccctcacacacacaaacacacaccaCGGCAACGTCCTACACAATGCGCGCCTCCCGCGCGACTCCACAGTAAACTAGGTTTCTCAAGCTCGAAGTCAATCCACCACTATCTCATACTATACACACCCCATATCCTCTACCCCTTTGACCATTCAAAACATCCGCCATGTCGCGTGTAACGATCTTTCAGAGCCAGCTGCCGGCGTGCAACCGCCTCAAGACGCCGTACGAGTCGGAGCTGATTGCGACGGTCAAGAAGCTGACGACACCGGGCAAGGGCCTCCTGGCGGCGGATGAGTCGATCGGCTCGTGCACGAAGCGGTTCGAGCCGATTGGGCTGAGCAACACGGAGGAGCACCGCCGGCAGTACCGCGCGCTgatgctggaggcggagggctTCGAGCAGTACATCAGCGGCGTCATCCTGCACGAAGAGACGGTTGGCCAGAAAGCGAGCAACGGGCAGACGTTCCCAGAGTACCTGACGGCGCGCGGTGTTGTGCCTGGGATCAAGACGGACATGGGACTGTGTccgctgctcgagggcgcAGAAGGGGAACAGATGACGGAGGGCCTGGACGGCTACGTGAAGCGCGCGTCTGCCTACTACAAGAAGGGATGCCGCTTCTGCAAGTGGCGCAACGTGTACAAGATCCAAAACGGAACGGTGTCGGAGTCCGCAGTGCGCTTCAACGCGGAGACGCTCGCGCGCTACGCGATCCTGTCGCAGATAAGCGGGCTTGTGCCGATCGTGGAACCGGAAGTGATGATCGACGGCAAGCACGATATCGACACCTGCCAGCGCGTGTCAGAGCACGTGTGgcgcgaggtggtggcggcgctgcagcgccacggcgttATTTGGGAGGGTTGCCTGCTGAAGCCGAACATGGTGGTTCCCGGCGCCGAGTCCGGCcagacggcggcaccggcacagGTGGCGCACTACACGGTGATGACGCTTGCGCGCACGATGCCGGCGATGCTACCTGGCGTGATGTTCCTGTCCGGTGGGCTGAGCGAGGTCCAGGCGAGCGAGTACCTGAACGCGATTAACAACAGCCCGCTGCCACGGCCGTATTTCCTGAGTTTCTcgtacgcgcgcgcgcttcaATCTTCTGCGTTGAAGGCGTGGGGTGGAAAGGACtccggcgtcgctgccggacGCCGCGCTTTCTTgcaccgcgcgcgcatgAACTCGATGGCGCAGCTTGGCAAGTACAagcgcgccgacgacgacgcctcctcctcgtccctgTACGTCAAAGGCAACACCTATTAAAACCCTTTTGCGCGTCATGGTCGAGATGACTGGCATGGCTGCGCGTCTCTCTTGTGTGAATCGAGGGCATTGAAAAGAGGGGTCTCTCGTTTCCTTTTTCCCTTGCAAGCGCATCCCATGCAGTGCCATTTTCGTGTTGACGGAGGCTCTCTcaggcggctgccgcgactTTCGAGTACGGATGTAAAGGGCTCAAACGTGCCTCTCCTCATCTCACGCAATGACGACAGCCTGTCGGCTATCGACTGAGTGGGAGGATgcgggcgcgcgcgccgtaACTTCTCTTTATCTTTGTGGGCATTCCAAAGTACGCTGCACGATTGCCATGGAGAGCGTAGTGCCCTACTCGGCATTCATCTCGCCATTctcctgccctccctcccttcacAAACATGAAAAGAGAAGTAATGCGTATGCAACAGAAGCTAAGCGCACAACGTGTATGAAAGACTCGTGTCccgcatgcatgcatatatatatatatatatatatgtacacaTATACGCACATGGGGACGCACTGATCGCTCCTGACATGGGTGACGAGGCACTTCATCTGCACACTACTGAGTAGGTTGCATCGTCTCCTGTCAAGCAGCATCTATGGAGATATTATCTCTCCCGTCCCTCCgtgcatacacatacacatctATCTATATCGACAtctacatatatatatatatatttgcGCGTTACTGGTGGCAtcgctgcgtgtgcacagGGCCTCTTTGCTggttctcctttttttcttttcccttcttccttttcttttttttctacAGTTCATTGTGGCGATGTATCCCGTCGTACATCCAGgcaggcacgcgcgtgcacacacgcacatgcacacacaaggaaaagaaaagaaacgaagTTGGGCTTTTCGTCCATCTATTTGAGTGTGTACCCTCAAAAGCAAAAAAACGaaacacaacaacaaaggaactgaagaaagaaagaaggaaagaagagagTTGCTGGAAGAATGATGCTTCGACAAtattaaaaaaaaaagaacattCTGTTNNNNNNNNNNNNNNNNNNNNNNNNNNNNNNNNNNNNNNNNNNNNNNNNNNNNNNNNNNNNNNNNNNNNNNNNNNNNNNNNNNNNNNNNNNNNNNNNNNNCTATATCGACAtctacatatatatatatatatttgcGCGTTACTGGTGGCAtcgctgcgtgtgcacagGGCCTCTTTGCTggttctcctttttttcttttcccttcttccttttcttttttttctacAGTTCATTGTGGCGATGTATCCCGTCGTACATCCAGgcaggcacgcgcgtgcacacacgcacatgcacacacaaggaaaagaaaagaaacgaagTTGGGCTTTTCGTCCATCTATTTGAGTGTGTACCCTCAAAAGCAAAAAAACGaaacacaacaacaaaggaactgaagaaagaaagaaggaaagaagagagTTGCTGGAAGAATGATGCTTCGACAAtattaaaaaaaaaagaacattctgttttgcgtgtgtgtgtgtgcgttctcGAACATTATACCACGAACAGCTCAACAAGTGTACGCATAATGAACTGCAGCTCGTCTAGCTCTCTTGCACCATGCTTGAATCCACGCCGTCCGGAACGAGCCGTCCGGCCCGGAAATGAAGCCGTGCATCTAGCCGACCTCTTTATGTGattcctcgtcccttcttcgcacacacgctgcgccatcggcgccagACGGAGACGCGGTGTGGACTGCATGCCTCGCGCCAAAGCGGCCCGCGTCCGGGGTGGcatgctcgagggcggaCGCCGCGGGTGCTCCACGTGCATGCCGGATGCGCGCAGGGAGGAAGGCCACCAG
This genomic stretch from Leishmania donovani BPK282A1 complete genome, chromosome 36 harbors:
- a CDS encoding 40S ribosomal protein S9, putative: MRNYNNFNRVWKAPRRPFEKERLDREMKLCGQYGLRCKREIWRVNMTLSKMRRTARLLLTLPENHPRRLLEGSAIMRRCHEYGFLDEEKDKLDYVLSLTVPDILERRLQTIVFKAGLAKSVHHARVLIQQRHIAVAKQIVTIPSFIVRVSSERHIAFADASPFGNGRPGRVKRVRAKAAKRHAGGGDDDE
- a CDS encoding fructose-1,6-bisphosphate aldolase; translation: MSRVTIFQSQLPACNRLKTPYESELIATVKKLTTPGKGLLAADESIGSCTKRFEPIGLSNTEEHRRQYRALMLEAEGFEQYISGVILHEETVGQKASNGQTFPEYLTARGVVPGIKTDMGLCPLLEGAEGEQMTEGLDGYVKRASAYYKKGCRFCKWRNVYKIQNGTVSESAVRFNAETLARYAILSQISGLVPIVEPEVMIDGKHDIDTCQRVSEHVWREVVAALQRHGVIWEGCLLKPNMVVPGAESGQTAAPAQVAHYTVMTLARTMPAMLPGVMFLSGGLSEVQASEYLNAINNSPLPRPYFLSFSYARALQSSALKAWGGKDSGVAAGRRAFLHRARMNSMAQLGKYKRADDDASSSSLYVKGNTY